One window from the genome of Amaranthus tricolor cultivar Red isolate AtriRed21 chromosome 9, ASM2621246v1, whole genome shotgun sequence encodes:
- the LOC130824091 gene encoding uncharacterized protein LOC130824091: MGGGFRVLHLVRPFLSFLPEVQSADRKVPFREKVIYTVISLFVFLVCSQLPLYGIHSTTGADPFYWMRVILASNRGTVMELGITPIVTSGLVMQLLAGSKIIEVDNNVREDRALLNGAQKLLGILIAVGEAVAYVLSGMYGSVGQLGVGNAILIILQLCFAGIIVICLDELLQKGYGLGSGISLFIATNICENIIWKAFSPTTINAGRGAEFEGAVIALFHLLITRTDKVRALREAFYRQNLPNVTNLLATVLIFLIVIYFQGFRVVLPVRSKNARGQQGSYPIKLFYTSNMPIILQSALVSNLYFISQLLYRKYSGNIFVNLLGKWKESEYSSQSIPVGGLAYYVTAPASLADMAAHPFHALFYIVFMLSACALFSKTWIEVSGSSAKDVAKQLKEQGMVMPGHRDSNLQKELNRYIPTAAAFGGVCIGALTVLADFMGAIGSGTGILLAVTIIYQYFETFEKERASELGFLGL; the protein is encoded by the exons ATGGGAGGAGGATTTAGGGTTTTACATTTGGTGAGACCATTTTTGTCATTCCTTCCAGAAGTACAAAGTGCAGACAGGAAGGTACCTTTCAGAGAAAAGGTTATCTACACTGTTATctctttatttgtatttttggtTTGCAGTCAGCTTCCGCTTTATGGAATTCATTCCACCACCGGGGCGGATCCGTTTTATTGGATGCGTGTTATCCTTGCTTCCAATCGTGGAACTGTTATGGAGCTTGGTATTACCCCCATTGTAACATCGGGGTTGGTTATGCAACTCTTGGCTGGGTCTAAGATCATTGAAGTAGACAACAATGTACGCGAAGACCGTGCACTTTT GAATGGTGCCCAGAAGTTGTTGGGAATTTTGATAGCTGTTGGGGAGGCTGTAGCATATGTTCTTTCTGGAATGTATGGTAGTGTAGGCCAGCTTGGTGTTGGGAACGCAATCCTTATTATTCTTCAACTATGCTTTGCTGGTATTATTGTGATCTGCCTTGATGAACTTCTTCAAAAAGGATACGGTTTAGGATCTGGGATTTCACTCTTCATTGCTACCAACATCTG TGAGAACATCATATGGAAAGCATTTAGCCCAACCACTATCAATGCTGGCCGTGGAGCTGAGTTTGAAGGTGCTGTCATTGCCTTGTTCCACCTCCTAATTACTAGGACTGACAAAGTTCGAGCACTTCGAGAGGCATTTTATAGGCAGAACCTTCCAAATGTGACCAACTTGTTGGCAACCGTCTTGATTTTCCTGATTGTAATCTATTTCCAAGGATTCCGTGTTGTTTTGCCTGTAAGGTCTAAGAACGCTCGTGGCCAGCAGGGTTCATACCCAATTAAGTTGTTTTACACCTCCAACATGCCCATCATTCTTCAATCTGCTCTTGTGTCCAACCTTTACTTTATCTCACAG TTGTTGTACAGGAAATACAGTGGTAACATCTTTGTGAATTTGTTGGGAAAGTGGAAGGAGTCTGAATATAGTAGTCAATCAATTCCGGTTGGTGGTCTTGCATACTATGTCACTGCCCCAGCCAG TTTGGCAGACATGGCAGCACATCCTTTCCATGCCTTGTTCTATATAGTTTTCATGCTTTCAGCTTGTGCTTTATTTTCTAAGACATGGATTGAGGTTTCTGGATCATCTGCTAAGGATGTTGCAAAGCAGCTCAAG GAACAAGGAATGGTTATGCCTGGGCACCGTGATTCAAACTTACAGAAGGAACTCAACCGTTACATTCCGACTGCTGCTGCCTTTGGTGGAGTGTGCATTGGTGCACTTACAGTTTTGGCTGATTTCATGGGTGCAATTGGATCGGGAACTGGTATTTTACTTGCCGTAACCATCATTTACCAATATTTCGAGACCTTTGAGAAAGAGAGAGCAAGTGAACTTGGCTTCCTTGGGCTTTGA
- the LOC130823866 gene encoding probable disease resistance protein At1g58602, which translates to MTSSSIESAAQWLGKLLVQEVQYLAAVRDKVEDLQSELEWMQCFLWDADEKQNKNALLRKWVFEIKESALEAEDLIELYILGIARKRENNGFWIWDDVKWLACCWMEAMKLHYIGSDIDALTAKICKMSSRLQTYGVKSSYDKYSSRAVLDKKMIAEQRRTYSHICDRDVVGLEESIADLADRLKENGKHGIVALHGMGGIGKTTLAREVFHYTPLKDIFDGFAWAYISQQLQLGPVCREILLQLIPEKNKEERKLIEGLQDSQLPGKLCDMLKQKKYLVVLDDVWFSRDWKCLEPAFPVGDTSNGSKLLVTTRNPQIFSGLSDDLVSYHQVHVLDRDKSWKLLQNKSNFEKEKADPIMVELGNKMLDHCNGHPLAIVILGGVLATKKSVEEWQYISDTLPSHLQGDESYSGVYEVLAMSYYELPYTIKPCFLHLGNFPEDYEIPVQRLYHLWIAEGIVTSTQDKVAANRSLDDISDVCLNELVHKGMIQMGSIDSDGKICTCRIHDLMRDKCLDINNEENFLQIFDYRSCNREDQQHQAFINAPHDKLRRMTLYFDERISLPLPIMTPRKVSSLRSLVFFPSDDSNEEDCRWIIAICKGSPLLRILDFEGVRLQGSLPKEVGYLIYLRYLSLKGTCITKLPTSIGNLRSLMILDLRVNDVNIMLPNQLWKMKSLRHLYFPSRILSQENVHQQGYTIEEDNMLKLDQLGYLEKLEDVDLDRVDVNGLVELRSMRKLSASCVSKKESLVPFLKSTSIKSLSLKVHADIINQDHMILSTCASLKVLHIDAERYPRTYLPMTLDIFPQNLVELGFWYCKFSEDPMPILEKLPKLRNLQLHICYDKSKLACSNKGFPELTYLALDGLFSTNEWTVEKGGLPKLKNVEIYNCPLTKLPDVLPSHISIVCCPCISGIKRHGSCHYFKA; encoded by the exons ATGACAAGTTCATCAATCGAATCAGCAGCTCAATGGCTGGGAAAGCTACTAGTTCAAGAGGTACAATACTTAGCAGCAGTTCGAGATAAAGTTGAAGATCTTCAAAGTGAGCTAGAATGGATGCAGTGTTTCCTATGGGATGCTGATGAAAAACAGAACAAAAACGCTTTACTTCGTAAATGggtatttgaaattaaagaatCAGCACTTGAAGCTGAAGATCTAATAGAGCTTTATATATTAGGCATAGCTCGGAAAAGAGAAAACAATGGGTTTTGGATTTGGGATGATGTTAAATGGTTAGCTTGTTGTTGGATGGAAGCTATGAAACTTCACTATATTGGCTCAGATATTGATGCCTTGACTGCTAAGATCTGTAAGATGTCTTCAAGATTGCAGACATATGGTGTGAAAAGCTCGTATGATAAGTACTCTTCTCGTGCTGTTTTGGACAAGAAAATGATAGCTGAGCAAAGGAGGACTTACTCTCATATTTGTGATAGAGATGTTGTTGGACTTGAAGAATCGATTGCGGATTTAGCTGATCGGttaaaagaaaatggtaaaCATGGGATTGTAGCTCTTCATGGAATGGGTGGGATCGGAAAAACTACTCTTGCACGGGAGGTTTTTCATTATACTCCTTTGAAG GATATTTTCGATGGTTTTGCTTGGGCATATATATCTCAACAGCTTCAACTAGGACCTGTTTGTAGGGAGATTTTGCTACAATTAATACCAGAAAAGAAtaaagaagagagaaaattgatTGAAGGATTACAAGATTCACAACTACCAGGCAAGCTTTGTGATAtgttaaaacaaaagaaatatcTAGTTGTTCTTGATGATGTTTGGTTTAGCAGAGATTGGAAATGTTTAGAACCTGCTTTCCCAGTTGGTGACACTTCTAATGGTAGCAAATTGTTGGTTACAACGCGGAATCCTCAAATATTTTCTGGTCTATCAGATGATTTGGTTTCATATCATCAAGTTCATGTTCTTGATCGAGACAAGAGTTGGAAGCTGTTGCAGAACAAGTCCAATTTCGAGAAAGAAAAAGCAG ACCCTATAATGGTGGAGCTTGGTAACAAGATGCTTGATCATTGTAATGGTCATCCTTTGGCTATTGTTATCCTAGGAGGAGTTTTAGCAACAAAGAAATCAGTGGAAGAATGGCAATACATCTCTGATACTCTCCCTTCTCATCTACAAGGGGATGAATCATATAGTGGAGTGTACGAAGTATTAGCCATGAGCTACTATGAACTACCATATACTATAAAACCTTGTTTTCTTCATCTTGGTAACTTTCCTGAAGATTATGAAATTCCTGTCCAAAGATTATATCATCTATGGATAGCTGAAGGAATTGTGACGTCAACTCAAGATAAAGTTGCAGCAAACAGATCATTGGATGACATTTCTGATGTTTGCTTAAACGAGTTGGTACACAAAGGAATGATTCAAATGGGGAGCATCGATTCAGATGGAAAGATTTGTACATGTCGAATTCATGACCTTATGCGGGATAAATGTCTAGATatcaacaatgaagaaaatTTCCTACAAATATTTGATTATCGTTCTTGTAATAGGGAAGATCAACAACATCAAGCTTTCATAAATGCACCACATGACAAGCTTCGTCGCATGACTTTGTACTTTGATGAGAGAATATCTTTACCCCTTCCAATTATGACTCCGAGAAAGGTGTCATCTCTTCGATCACTCGTGTTCTTTCCATCAGATGATAGCAATGAAGAAGATTGTCGATGGATAATAGCTATATGCAAAGGATCTCCACTTCTTCGCATCTTAGACTTTGAGGGTGTTCGATTGCAAGGGAGTCTTCCTAAAGAGGTTGgatacttaatttatttaaggtATCTGAGTTTAAAAGGTACTTGCATCACGAAattaccaacttcaataggtaaCTTAAGGTCCTTAATGATCCTTGATTTACGAGTGAATGATGTAAACATCATGTTACCTAATCAATTATGGAAGATGAAATCTTTGAGGCATTTGTATTTCCCATCTAGGATATTGTCTCAAGAAAATGTTCATCAGCAAGGATATACAATCGAGGAGGATAATATGTTAAAGTTAGACCAATTGGGGTATCTAGAGAAGCTTGAAGATGTAGACTTGGATAGGGTGGATGTGAATGGATTAGTAGAACTAAGAAGCATGAGAAAACTTTCAGCTAGTTGTGTTTCTAAGAAAGAAAGCTTGGTTCCTTTTCTAAAATCCACTAGCATAAAGAGCTTATCACTAAAAGTCCATGCTGATATAATAAATCAAGATCATATGATCTTATCAACTTGTGCTTCCTTGAAGGTTTTACATATAGACGCCGAAAGATACCCACGAACTTATTTACCAATGACCTTGGACATTTTTCCGCAAAATTTGGTGGAGTTGGGGTTTTGGTATTGTAAATTCTCGGAAGATCCAATGCCAATTCTTGAAAAGCTTCCCAAGCTGAGAAACCTTCAATTGCATATATGCTATGATAAAAGTAAGTTAGCTTGCTCCAATAAAGGCTTTCCTGAGCTTACTTATTTGGCTCTTGATGGCTTATTCTCTACAAATGAGTGGACAGTTGAAAAGGGAGGGCTTCCAAAGTTAAAGAATGTTGAGATTTATAACTGTCCTCTTACAAAGCTTCCTGATGTTCTGCCATCACATATTTCCATTGTGTGCTGTCCTTGCATAAGTGGAATCAAAAGACATGGGTCTTGTCATTACTTCAAAGCTTGA
- the LOC130824263 gene encoding protein GRAVITROPIC IN THE LIGHT 1-like, giving the protein MDCIKQPSSESTRSKISKTFSKCIHPQTPSRYPPNPKLKTLSEELNISLKDFKSDPKFTRTKSQKSNSGDVLLQEQAVKIRAAKEAVIAKLFASVSSIKAAYAELQSAQFPYNFDSIQSADESLVSELSVLSELKKMYLNKSLDLPPPHVTHLLAEIQEQQNNIKTYEITMKQMEWQIEQKDSEILRLNNNLEEITRTNKTLERKLNSSGILYQIANNLSLNDLNQCHFIRVLHYALGSLRDFVKHLVGEMESKNWDIDSAAKAIEPKTMFSKPKHRIFALESYVSQLMFDGFNHHTFFLPNEGTKQPLKQFFFETFKKLQSLTASQIFIHNPGNPFGKFCREKYLKIIHPKMECSFFGNLDQRKVVSSGAFPATEFFTLFAEMCRRIWMLHCLAFSFNPPAVAFQVRKRCRFSEVYMENVAGEDDVINGVATVSFTVIPGIKIGKTVVQSQVYLSSVDR; this is encoded by the coding sequence atGGATTGCATCAAACAACCTTCATCTGAATCAACAAGAAGCAAAATTTCCAAAACATTTTCCAAATGTATTCACCCTCAAACCCCTTCAAGATATCCTCCAAACCCAAAACTTAAAACACTTTCTGAGGAGCTTAATATTAGTTTAAAAGACTTCAAATCCGACCCAAAATTCACCCGAACGAAATCCCAAAAATCAAATTCAGGTGATGTTCTTCTCCAAGAACAAGCTGTTAAAATCAGGGCAGCTAAAGAAGCAGTTATTGCTAAACTATTTGCTAGTGTTTCCTCCATTAAAGCTGCTTATGCTGAGCTGCAGAGTGCTCAATTTCCTTACAATTTTGACTCAATTCAATCAGCTGATGAGTCTTTGGTAAGTGAATTAAGTGTATTATCTGAGTTAAAGAAGATGTATTTAAACAAAAGCTTAGATCTTCCACCACCCCATGTTACCCACTTGTTAGCAGAGAttcaagaacaacaaaataacatCAAAACTTATGAGATTACAATGAAGCAAATGGAGTGGCAAATTGAGCAAAAAGATTCAGAAATTTTAAGGTTAAACAATAATCTTGAGGAAATCACAAGAACAAACAAAACCCTTGAAAGAAAGTTAAATTCAAGTGGGATTTTATACCAAATTGCAAATAATCTTTCTCTTAATGATTTAAATCAGTGTCATTTCATTAGAGTTCTTCATTATGCTTTAGGTTCATTGAGAGATTTTGTCAAACACTTGGTGGGCGAAATGGAATCCAAAAACTGGGATATAGATTCAGCAGCAAAAGCAATAGAACCTAAAACCATGTTTTCCAAACCAAAACATAGAATTTTCGCATTAGAATCATACGTTTCTCAATTAATGTTTGATGGGTTTAATCATCATACCTTTTTCCTCCCGAACGAGGGTACCAAACAGCCCCTTAAACAATTTTTCTTTGAAACCTTCAAAAAGCTTCAATCTCTAACAGCTTCCCAAATTTTTATCCATAATCCTGGAAACCCATTTGGGAAATTCTGtagagaaaaatatttaaaaataatacacCCAAAAATGGAGTGTTCGTTTTTCGGGAATTTGGATCAGAGAAAAGTGGTGAGTTCAGGGGCATTTCCGGCAACAGAATTTTTCACTCTTTTTGCTGAAATGTGTAGAAGGATCTGGATGCTTCATTGTTTAGCTTTCAGTTTCAATCCACCTGCAGTTGCTTTTCAAGTGAGAAAACGGTGTCGTTTTTCTGAGGTATATATGGAGAATGTTGCCGGAGAAGATGACGTCATTAATGGTGTTGCAACGGTGTCGTTTACTGTGATTCCTGGGATCAAAATTGGTAAAACGGTTGTTCAGAGTCAAGTTTACCTTTCTTCTGTAGATCGGTGA
- the LOC130823867 gene encoding uncharacterized protein LOC130823867 — MGCFSSRPLAASDGSKRIRKPKQWKHTEAITRAQLNKMREEFWDTAPHYGGRQEIWDALRAAAEGELNMAQTIIESAGIIVQNPDLTVCYDERGAKYELPNYVLSEPTNLVRDNNDS; from the exons ATGGGCTGTTTTTCCTCTCGCCCCCTAGCTGCTTCTG ATGGCTCTAAAAGGATTCGAAAACCAAAGCAATGGAAGCATACTGAAGCAATCACCAGGGCACAACTGAACAAGATGCGTGAGGAATTCTGGGACACTGCACCTCATTATGGTGGCAGGCAAG AAATCTGGGATGCACTTCGTGCTGCAGCTGAAGGTGAACTGAACATGGCACAAACTATCATCGAGAGTGCTGGAATAATTGTGCAGAACCCTGACTTGACTGTTTGCTACGATGAGAGAG GTGCAAAATATGAACTCCCTAACTATGTTCTAAGCGAGCCAACCAACTTGGTCCGAGACAACAATGATTCTTGA